From Melanotaenia boesemani isolate fMelBoe1 chromosome 12, fMelBoe1.pri, whole genome shotgun sequence, a single genomic window includes:
- the tent5c gene encoding terminal nucleotidyltransferase 5C isoform X1 — protein MARVGDKCSNLSELCGKMDIKEESSSSSVLTWEQVSRLNEVLTDVVPVHGRGNFPTLEVQLNDIVARVRSRLELSGIKVKDIRLNGSTASHVLVQDIGWSYKDLDVIFRVDLPHESEFKLIKDVVLGILLDFLPERVNKEKLTPMTLKEAYVQKLVKVNTEQDRWSLISLSNNSGRNVELKFVDSIRRQFEFSVDSFQIVLDSMLSHYEQTQTPMSQASHPTVIGESVYGDFNTALSHLRNKQIATKRPEEIRGGGLLKYCNLLVRDFRPASQEEFKALERYMCSRFFIDFPDIGEQQRKVEAYLQSHFIGEEKSKYDYLQILRKVVNESTVCLMGHERRQTLQLLSLMALRVLAEQSAIPDASCVTCYYQPAPYVRDHNFSNYYVANQNIPTWLPCN, from the exons ATGGCGAGAGTTGGCGATAAATGTTCAAA TTTATCTGAACTTTGTGGGAAGATGGATATCAAAGAGGAATCGAGCAGTAGTTCTGTCCTTACCTGGGAGCAGGTGAGCAGGCTGAATGAAGTTCTGACTGATGTTGTGCCTGTTCACGGACGAGGAAACTTCCCAACTTTAGAGGTGCAGCTTAATGACATTGTGGCACGAGTGCGCTCTCGCCTGGAACTGAGTGGCATCAAAGTGAAAGACATCCGGCTCAATGGTTCCACAGCCAGTCATGTGCTGGTGCAAGACATCGGCTGGAGCTATAAGGATCTGGACGTCATCTTCAGGGTGGACCTGCCACATGAGTCAGAGTTCAAGCTCATTAAGGATGTGGTGCTGGGTATACTGCTGGACTTTTTGCCTGAGCGTGTAAACAAAGAGAAACTCACGCCCATGACTCTCAAAGAGGCTTATGTCCAAAAGCTGGTCAAGGTAAACACCGAGCAGGACCGTTGGAGTCTAATCTCCCTCTCCAACAATAGTGGCCGCAACGTGGAGCTGAAGTTTGTGGACTCGATACGGCGGCAGTTCGAGTTCAGTGTGGACTCCTTTCAGATTGTGCTGGACTCCATGCTTTCCCACTATGAGCAGACGCAGACGCCCATGTCTCAGGCTTCTCATCCTACTGTCATCGGGGAGAGCGTGTACGGGGATTTCAACACTGCACTGAGCCACCTGCGCAACAAGCAAATCGCCACCAAGCGACCCGAGGAGATCCGCGGTGGGGGCCTGCTGAAATACTGCAACCTGCTGGTGCGGGACTTCCGTCCTGCCAGTCAGGAGGAATTCAAGGCCCTCGAGCGATACATGTGCTCGCGCTTCTTCATTGACTTTCCCGACATCGGAGAGCAGCAGCGCAAAGTGGAAGCCTACCTCCAGAGCCACTTCATCGGCGAGGAGAAGAGCAAGTACGACTACCTCCAGATCCTACGGAAAGTGGTCAACGAGAGCACAGTGTGCCTCATGGGCCACGAACGGCGGCAGACCCTCCAGCTGCTCTCACTGATGGCCTTGAGGGTCCTGGCGGAGCAGAGTGCCATCCCAGATGCATCCTGCGTCACCTGCTACTATCAGCCAGCGCCGTACGTCAGAGACCACAACTTCAGCAACTATTATGTGGCAAACCAGAACATTCCAACATGGCTGCCATGTAactga
- the tent5c gene encoding terminal nucleotidyltransferase 5C isoform X2, which yields MDIKEESSSSSVLTWEQVSRLNEVLTDVVPVHGRGNFPTLEVQLNDIVARVRSRLELSGIKVKDIRLNGSTASHVLVQDIGWSYKDLDVIFRVDLPHESEFKLIKDVVLGILLDFLPERVNKEKLTPMTLKEAYVQKLVKVNTEQDRWSLISLSNNSGRNVELKFVDSIRRQFEFSVDSFQIVLDSMLSHYEQTQTPMSQASHPTVIGESVYGDFNTALSHLRNKQIATKRPEEIRGGGLLKYCNLLVRDFRPASQEEFKALERYMCSRFFIDFPDIGEQQRKVEAYLQSHFIGEEKSKYDYLQILRKVVNESTVCLMGHERRQTLQLLSLMALRVLAEQSAIPDASCVTCYYQPAPYVRDHNFSNYYVANQNIPTWLPCN from the coding sequence ATGGATATCAAAGAGGAATCGAGCAGTAGTTCTGTCCTTACCTGGGAGCAGGTGAGCAGGCTGAATGAAGTTCTGACTGATGTTGTGCCTGTTCACGGACGAGGAAACTTCCCAACTTTAGAGGTGCAGCTTAATGACATTGTGGCACGAGTGCGCTCTCGCCTGGAACTGAGTGGCATCAAAGTGAAAGACATCCGGCTCAATGGTTCCACAGCCAGTCATGTGCTGGTGCAAGACATCGGCTGGAGCTATAAGGATCTGGACGTCATCTTCAGGGTGGACCTGCCACATGAGTCAGAGTTCAAGCTCATTAAGGATGTGGTGCTGGGTATACTGCTGGACTTTTTGCCTGAGCGTGTAAACAAAGAGAAACTCACGCCCATGACTCTCAAAGAGGCTTATGTCCAAAAGCTGGTCAAGGTAAACACCGAGCAGGACCGTTGGAGTCTAATCTCCCTCTCCAACAATAGTGGCCGCAACGTGGAGCTGAAGTTTGTGGACTCGATACGGCGGCAGTTCGAGTTCAGTGTGGACTCCTTTCAGATTGTGCTGGACTCCATGCTTTCCCACTATGAGCAGACGCAGACGCCCATGTCTCAGGCTTCTCATCCTACTGTCATCGGGGAGAGCGTGTACGGGGATTTCAACACTGCACTGAGCCACCTGCGCAACAAGCAAATCGCCACCAAGCGACCCGAGGAGATCCGCGGTGGGGGCCTGCTGAAATACTGCAACCTGCTGGTGCGGGACTTCCGTCCTGCCAGTCAGGAGGAATTCAAGGCCCTCGAGCGATACATGTGCTCGCGCTTCTTCATTGACTTTCCCGACATCGGAGAGCAGCAGCGCAAAGTGGAAGCCTACCTCCAGAGCCACTTCATCGGCGAGGAGAAGAGCAAGTACGACTACCTCCAGATCCTACGGAAAGTGGTCAACGAGAGCACAGTGTGCCTCATGGGCCACGAACGGCGGCAGACCCTCCAGCTGCTCTCACTGATGGCCTTGAGGGTCCTGGCGGAGCAGAGTGCCATCCCAGATGCATCCTGCGTCACCTGCTACTATCAGCCAGCGCCGTACGTCAGAGACCACAACTTCAGCAACTATTATGTGGCAAACCAGAACATTCCAACATGGCTGCCATGTAactga